One genomic window of Salvia miltiorrhiza cultivar Shanhuang (shh) chromosome 4, IMPLAD_Smil_shh, whole genome shotgun sequence includes the following:
- the LOC131022186 gene encoding uncharacterized protein LOC131022186, whose translation MSNGYSHSPPPVHLCFFLVILFMFVGITWYINYESIFEGLFDQIKLLLMVSPLLLLLAVHFLSAFDASFFFIPLPEQDSFHRAGGTPWGVGLLLVLLFFMISYQSDFRDRWFPLLS comes from the coding sequence ATGTCAAACGGCTACAGCCACTCCCCGCCGCCGGTCCACCTCTGCTTCTTCCTCGTCATCCTCTTCATGTTCGTCGGAATCACGTGGTACATCAACTACGAGTCCATCTTCGAGGGGCTCTTCGATCAGATCAAGCTGCTCCTGATGGTGTCGCCGCTGCTCCTCCTCCTCGCCGTGCATTTTCTCTCCGCCTTCGacgcctccttcttcttcatccCGCTGCCGGAGCAGGACTCCTTCCACCGCGCCGGCGGCACGCCCTGGGGCGTCGGCCTGCTTCTCGTCCTCCTCTTCTTCATGATCTCTTATCAGTCCGATTTTCGCGACCGCTGGTTTCCGCTGCTTAGTTGA
- the LOC131022187 gene encoding protein spt2-like, producing MRGYEKDEYEDWDEYEEDGEEQEVEEGDDEVHQPTQEELDYLAIRQKLKEKFRKKMMKDTRTANPSSRDKVNASRKDNYGSFFGPSQPVIAQRVIQESKSLLENPELAARICKTSHKEKKSSVSVSAPVSSKSQANRPPSIKKKAEMLKNTRDYSFLLSEDAEVPASTKGPPPRNVSAPKSDARSAEPMPRSRPVVNGRGREVSNGRDGRKPTLPCSQSKSKVGMDKLAQTKKPSTESRKQFGNNSGSGPGRPLGPKVAPARSSVPTTAKLTQPVTKNVISGVRRPTSSPLQPVSRRPTPSNLHSGNNRPTPSHGQPSTLRRPVQKDYHETSKPKVISKQSLPSSKVQLKRSPPRHPPRATLRDERPKAKPKRQLRDDDSDDDNAINLIRKMFGYNPNKFRDDDDTADMEANFDDIMREEKRSARIAKQEDEEQLRLIEEEERRERMRQAKKRKMSH from the exons ATGCGAGGGTATGAAAAAGAT GAGTATGAAGATTGGGATGAGTATGAGGAAGATGGAGAGGAGCAAGAAGTGGAAGAAGGTGATGATGAAGTTCATCAGCCCACCCAGGAGGAGTTGGATTATCTTGCTATCAGGCAaaagttaaaagaaaaattCAGAAAGAAGATGATGAAGGATACAAGGACTGCAAACCCTAGTTCCCGTGACAAAGTGAATGCATCACGTAAAGACAA CTATGGTTCTTTCTTTGGGCCTTCACAGCCAGTTATTGCTCAGAGGGTAATCCAAGAAAGCAAGTCCTTGTTGGAGAATCCAGAACTGGCAGCAAGGATTTGTAAAACTAGCCATAAG GAGAAGAAGAGCTCTGTTTCAGTTTCAGCTCCTGTCAGTTCAAAATCTCAAGCCAACCGTCCGccaagtattaaaaaaaaagccGAAATGCTTAAAAATACAAGAGACTATTCATTTCTGTTATCAGAAGATGCTGAGGTTCCAGCCTCCACAAAAGGTCCACCCCCAAGAAATGTATCAGCCCCCAAGTCTG ATGCACGATCTGCCGAACCTATGCCAAGGAGCAGACCGGTGGTGAATGGCCGTGGAAGAGAAGTCTCGAACGGTCGGGATGGCAGGAAGCCTACGCTTCCATGTAGCCAAAGCAAATCTAAAGTTGGGATGGATAAGTTAGCTCAAACTAAGAAGCCATCTACAGAATCAAGGAAACAATTTGGTAACAATAGTGGAAGTGGGCCAGGTCGGCCTCTAGGACCCAAAGTTGCGCCTGCTAGAAGTTCGGTGCCTACTACAGCGAAGTTGACCCAACCTGTTACAAAAAATGTTATTTCTGGTGTACGTAGACCAACTTCTTCACCTCTCCAACCTGTTTCACGTAGACCTACTCCATCAAATTTGCATTCTGGCAATAATAGACCTACTCCTTCGCATGGTCAGCCTTCGACTTTGAGAAGACCTGTACAAAAAGACTATCATGAGACTAGTAAGCCTAAGGTTATTAGTAAACAGTCATTGCCTTCCTCTAAGGTTCAG TTGAAGAGATCGCCTCCAAGACACCCACCACGTGCTACTTTGCGGGATGAACGACCAAAGGCAAAACCTAAGAGGCAGCTGCGTGATGATGATTCCGACGATGATAATGCCATAAATTTGATCAGAAAAATGTTCGG TTATAACCCCAATAAGTTTCGAGATGATGATGACACTGCCGATATGGAGGCCAATTTTGATGATATTATGAGAGAGGAGAAACGAAG TGCAAGAATTGCGAAACAGGAGGATGAGGAACAACTCCGGCTGATTGAAGAGGAAGAAAGGAGGGAAAGGATGCGGCAGGCAAAGAAGCGCAAGATGAGCCATTAA
- the LOC131022188 gene encoding uncharacterized protein LOC131022188 isoform X2, which produces MRGYEKDEYEDWDEYEEDGEEQEEEEGGDDGYDEVHQPTQEELDYLAIRQKLKEKIRKKMMKDARTANPSSRDKVNASRKDNYGSFFGPSQPVIAQRVIQESKSLLENPELAARFCKTSHKEKKSFVSAPVSSKPQANRPPSIKKKVEMLKNTRDYSFLLSEDAEVPSSTKGPPPRNVSAPKSDARSAESIPRSRPVVNGREREVSSGRDGRKPMLPCSQSKSTVGMDKLAQTKKPSTESRKQFGNNSGSGPSGPGRPLGPKVAPARSSVPTTAKLTQPVTKNVISGVRRPTSSPLQPVARRPTPSNLQSGNNRPTPSHGQPSTLRRPVQKDYHETSKPKVISRQSLPSSKVQLKRSPPRHPPRATLRDERPKAKPKRQLRDDDSDDDNAINMIRKMFGYNPNKFRDDDDTADMEANFDDIMREEKRSARIAKQEDEEQLRLIEEEERRERLRQAKKRKMSH; this is translated from the exons ATGCGAGGGTATGAAAAAGAT GAGTACGAAGACTGGGATGAGTATGAGGAAGATGGAGAGGagcaagaagaggaagaaggtgGTGATGATGGTTATGATGAAGTTCATCAGCCCACCCAGGAGGAGTTGGATTATCTTGCTATCAGGCaaaagttaaaagaaaaaatcagAAAGAAGATGATGAAGGATGCAAGGACTGCAAACCCTAGTTCCCGTGACAAAGTGAATGCATCACGAAAAGACAA CTATGGTTCTTTCTTTGGGCCTTCACAGCCAGTTATTGCTCAGAGGGTAATCCAAGAAAGCAAGTCCTTGTTAGAGAATCCAGAACTGGCAGCAAGATTTTGTAAAACTAGCCATAAG GAGAAGAAGAGCTTTGTTTCAGCTCCTGTCAGTTCAAAACCTCAAGCCAACCGTCCAccaagtattaaaaaaaaagtcgaAATGCTTAAAAATACAAGAGACTATTCATTTCTGTTATCAGAAGATGCTGAGGTTCCATCCTCCACAAAAGGTCCACCCCCAAGAAATGTATCAGCCCCCAAGTCTG ATGCACGATCTGCTGAATCTATACCAAGGAGCAGACCGGTGGTGAATGGTCGTGAAAGAGAAGTCTCGAGCGGTCGGGATGGCAGGAAGCCTATGCTTCCATGTAGCCAAAGCAAATCTACAGTTGGGATGGATAAGTTAGCTCAAACTAAGAAGCCATCTACAGAATCTAGGAAACAATTTGGTAACAATAGTGGAAGTGGGCCGAGTGGGCCCGGTCGGCCTCTAGGACCCAAAGTCGCACCTGCTAGAAGTTCGGTGCCTACTACAGCAAAGTTGACCCAACCTGTTACAAAAAATGTTATTTCTGGTGTACGTAGACCAACTTCTTCACCTCTCCAACCTGTTGCACGTAGACCTACTCCATCAAATTTGCAATCTGGCAATAATAGACCTACTCCTTCGCATGGTCAGCCTTCGACTTTGAGAAGACCTGTACAAAAAGACTATCATGAGACTAGTAAGCCCAAGGTTATTAGTAGACAGTCATTGCCTTCCTCTAAGGTTCAG TTGAAGAGATCGCCTCCAAGACACCCACCACGTGCTACTTTACGGGATGAACGACCAAAGGCAAAACCTAAGAGGCAGCTGCGAGATGATGATTCCGACGATGATAATGCCATAAATATGATCAGAAAAATGTTTGG TTACAATCCCAATAAGTTTCGAGATGATGATGACACTGCTGATATGGAGGCCAATTTTGATGATATTATGAGAGAGGAGAAACGAAG TGCAAGAATTGCGAAACAGGAGGATGAGGAACAACTCCGGCTGATTGAAGAGGAAGAAAGAAGGGAAAGGTTGCGGCAGGCGAAGAAGCGCAAGATGAGCCATTAA
- the LOC131022188 gene encoding uncharacterized protein LOC131022188 isoform X1, producing MRGYEKDEYEDWDEYEEDGEEQEEEEGGDDGYDEVHQPTQEELDYLAIRQKLKEKIRKKMMKDARTANPSSRDKVNASRKDNYGSFFGPSQPVIAQRVIQESKSLLENPELAARFCKTSHKEKKSFVSAPVSSKPQANRPPSIKKKVEMLKNTRDYSFLLSEDAEVPSSTKGPPPRNVSAPKSDARSAESIPRSRPVVNGREREVSSGRDGRKPMLPCSQSKSTVGMDKLAQTKKPSTESRKQFGNNSGSGPSGPGRPLGPKVAPARSSVPTTAKLTQPVTKNVISGVRRPTSSPLQPVARRPTPSNLQSGNNRPTPSHGQPSTLRRPVQKDYHETSKPKVISRQSLPSSKVQLKRSPPRHPPRATLRDERPKAKPKRQLRDDDSDDDNAINMIRKMFGYNPNKFRDDDDTADMEANFDDIMREEKRRSVRCTEFLVWFINIHWFIFFLHFSCDGVIIYIIFNHVGNSDPYSLLYPRC from the exons ATGCGAGGGTATGAAAAAGAT GAGTACGAAGACTGGGATGAGTATGAGGAAGATGGAGAGGagcaagaagaggaagaaggtgGTGATGATGGTTATGATGAAGTTCATCAGCCCACCCAGGAGGAGTTGGATTATCTTGCTATCAGGCaaaagttaaaagaaaaaatcagAAAGAAGATGATGAAGGATGCAAGGACTGCAAACCCTAGTTCCCGTGACAAAGTGAATGCATCACGAAAAGACAA CTATGGTTCTTTCTTTGGGCCTTCACAGCCAGTTATTGCTCAGAGGGTAATCCAAGAAAGCAAGTCCTTGTTAGAGAATCCAGAACTGGCAGCAAGATTTTGTAAAACTAGCCATAAG GAGAAGAAGAGCTTTGTTTCAGCTCCTGTCAGTTCAAAACCTCAAGCCAACCGTCCAccaagtattaaaaaaaaagtcgaAATGCTTAAAAATACAAGAGACTATTCATTTCTGTTATCAGAAGATGCTGAGGTTCCATCCTCCACAAAAGGTCCACCCCCAAGAAATGTATCAGCCCCCAAGTCTG ATGCACGATCTGCTGAATCTATACCAAGGAGCAGACCGGTGGTGAATGGTCGTGAAAGAGAAGTCTCGAGCGGTCGGGATGGCAGGAAGCCTATGCTTCCATGTAGCCAAAGCAAATCTACAGTTGGGATGGATAAGTTAGCTCAAACTAAGAAGCCATCTACAGAATCTAGGAAACAATTTGGTAACAATAGTGGAAGTGGGCCGAGTGGGCCCGGTCGGCCTCTAGGACCCAAAGTCGCACCTGCTAGAAGTTCGGTGCCTACTACAGCAAAGTTGACCCAACCTGTTACAAAAAATGTTATTTCTGGTGTACGTAGACCAACTTCTTCACCTCTCCAACCTGTTGCACGTAGACCTACTCCATCAAATTTGCAATCTGGCAATAATAGACCTACTCCTTCGCATGGTCAGCCTTCGACTTTGAGAAGACCTGTACAAAAAGACTATCATGAGACTAGTAAGCCCAAGGTTATTAGTAGACAGTCATTGCCTTCCTCTAAGGTTCAG TTGAAGAGATCGCCTCCAAGACACCCACCACGTGCTACTTTACGGGATGAACGACCAAAGGCAAAACCTAAGAGGCAGCTGCGAGATGATGATTCCGACGATGATAATGCCATAAATATGATCAGAAAAATGTTTGG TTACAATCCCAATAAGTTTCGAGATGATGATGACACTGCTGATATGGAGGCCAATTTTGATGATATTATGAGAGAGGAGAAACGAAGGTCTGTGAGATGCACCGAGTTTTTAGTTTGGTTCATTAATATACACTGGTTCATTTTCTTTTTACATTTTTCATGTGATGGTGTTATCATATACATCATCTTTAATCATGTAGGAAATTCAGACCCATATTCTTTACTATATCCAAGATGTTAA
- the LOC131022188 gene encoding uncharacterized protein LOC131022188 isoform X3, producing MMKDARTANPSSRDKVNASRKDNYGSFFGPSQPVIAQRVIQESKSLLENPELAARFCKTSHKEKKSFVSAPVSSKPQANRPPSIKKKVEMLKNTRDYSFLLSEDAEVPSSTKGPPPRNVSAPKSDARSAESIPRSRPVVNGREREVSSGRDGRKPMLPCSQSKSTVGMDKLAQTKKPSTESRKQFGNNSGSGPSGPGRPLGPKVAPARSSVPTTAKLTQPVTKNVISGVRRPTSSPLQPVARRPTPSNLQSGNNRPTPSHGQPSTLRRPVQKDYHETSKPKVISRQSLPSSKVQLKRSPPRHPPRATLRDERPKAKPKRQLRDDDSDDDNAINMIRKMFGYNPNKFRDDDDTADMEANFDDIMREEKRRSVRCTEFLVWFINIHWFIFFLHFSCDGVIIYIIFNHVGNSDPYSLLYPRC from the exons ATGATGAAGGATGCAAGGACTGCAAACCCTAGTTCCCGTGACAAAGTGAATGCATCACGAAAAGACAA CTATGGTTCTTTCTTTGGGCCTTCACAGCCAGTTATTGCTCAGAGGGTAATCCAAGAAAGCAAGTCCTTGTTAGAGAATCCAGAACTGGCAGCAAGATTTTGTAAAACTAGCCATAAG GAGAAGAAGAGCTTTGTTTCAGCTCCTGTCAGTTCAAAACCTCAAGCCAACCGTCCAccaagtattaaaaaaaaagtcgaAATGCTTAAAAATACAAGAGACTATTCATTTCTGTTATCAGAAGATGCTGAGGTTCCATCCTCCACAAAAGGTCCACCCCCAAGAAATGTATCAGCCCCCAAGTCTG ATGCACGATCTGCTGAATCTATACCAAGGAGCAGACCGGTGGTGAATGGTCGTGAAAGAGAAGTCTCGAGCGGTCGGGATGGCAGGAAGCCTATGCTTCCATGTAGCCAAAGCAAATCTACAGTTGGGATGGATAAGTTAGCTCAAACTAAGAAGCCATCTACAGAATCTAGGAAACAATTTGGTAACAATAGTGGAAGTGGGCCGAGTGGGCCCGGTCGGCCTCTAGGACCCAAAGTCGCACCTGCTAGAAGTTCGGTGCCTACTACAGCAAAGTTGACCCAACCTGTTACAAAAAATGTTATTTCTGGTGTACGTAGACCAACTTCTTCACCTCTCCAACCTGTTGCACGTAGACCTACTCCATCAAATTTGCAATCTGGCAATAATAGACCTACTCCTTCGCATGGTCAGCCTTCGACTTTGAGAAGACCTGTACAAAAAGACTATCATGAGACTAGTAAGCCCAAGGTTATTAGTAGACAGTCATTGCCTTCCTCTAAGGTTCAG TTGAAGAGATCGCCTCCAAGACACCCACCACGTGCTACTTTACGGGATGAACGACCAAAGGCAAAACCTAAGAGGCAGCTGCGAGATGATGATTCCGACGATGATAATGCCATAAATATGATCAGAAAAATGTTTGG TTACAATCCCAATAAGTTTCGAGATGATGATGACACTGCTGATATGGAGGCCAATTTTGATGATATTATGAGAGAGGAGAAACGAAGGTCTGTGAGATGCACCGAGTTTTTAGTTTGGTTCATTAATATACACTGGTTCATTTTCTTTTTACATTTTTCATGTGATGGTGTTATCATATACATCATCTTTAATCATGTAGGAAATTCAGACCCATATTCTTTACTATATCCAAGATGTTAA